One stretch of Halapricum desulfuricans DNA includes these proteins:
- a CDS encoding DEAD/DEAH box helicase, translating into MASHADSETELPVSEVLPEFADAFPFERFNRMQTETLPALLDRSDNVVVSAPTASGKTAIAEVAISETIRAGGTALFIAPLRALTNEKEREWERFEELGYSVYVVTGERDLNPRRAERADVLVMTPEKADSATRKHDTPRYSFITDVDTCVIDEVHLLDSERRGSVLEVTISRFRRLCDPRIVALSATMPNVEDVADWLDAPPETTFEFGESYRPVPLNADVKTYTHGDNAFADKYRRLYRAMDLVEPHLEDDGQALVFVSSRQDTVQAAKKARDELVERDIPMGARGDYDFHNDAAELSNDTLRQSVLDGVAFHHAGLSRDDKNRVEQWFREGKIQLLFSTSTLAWGVNLPARCVVIRDTKYHDPLEGEVDMSPLDVLQMLGRAGRPGYDDTGYAWVIADRGEADKYRRLLRDGKDIESRLAEDLESHLNAEIAMGTIDDLEDVLSWLETTFYHVRAESAPEQYASAGDFREHASRTLRGLVDRGFIEMDEDLSVDATALGRLASKFYLRLDTARSFADLAEAADGLTDDAVLRSVAQAGAFDSVSARQDESDAVDAVLGSRGESLDPGPRKVYAILRSGMNDTVPSELKSDAWVIRQNALRLLAALQAFLDRFAGARAANLARRVEARVEHGLSEGAVGLTAIDGVGSGRAKTLAAAGFATPTDVVDADRDELVAAGLSDGVAERIQGHAGDLPRVVVEWGSFPETIARGDNSMQEVTVRNVAGGARAGVRVTVNGVEMTATDCYLGETTLPVGVFGGDADELTFRVEIAYPELPIQPVVETRSVDVS; encoded by the coding sequence GTGGCCTCTCACGCAGACAGCGAGACCGAACTCCCCGTCTCCGAGGTGCTCCCGGAGTTCGCCGACGCCTTTCCCTTCGAGCGGTTCAACCGGATGCAGACCGAGACGCTGCCGGCGCTGCTCGATCGGTCGGACAACGTCGTCGTGAGCGCGCCGACCGCCAGCGGCAAGACCGCAATCGCCGAGGTCGCGATCAGCGAGACGATCCGGGCCGGCGGGACCGCGCTCTTTATCGCTCCGCTTCGCGCGCTCACCAACGAGAAAGAGCGCGAGTGGGAGCGCTTCGAGGAACTGGGCTATTCGGTGTACGTCGTCACCGGCGAGCGCGACCTCAACCCGCGCCGGGCCGAGCGCGCGGACGTGCTCGTGATGACCCCCGAGAAGGCCGATTCCGCCACGCGCAAGCACGACACGCCGCGGTACTCCTTCATTACCGACGTGGACACTTGCGTCATCGACGAGGTGCACCTGCTCGACTCCGAGCGCCGTGGGTCGGTGCTGGAGGTAACGATCTCGCGGTTCCGGCGGCTCTGTGACCCCCGGATCGTCGCGCTGTCGGCGACGATGCCCAACGTCGAGGACGTGGCCGACTGGCTCGACGCCCCGCCGGAGACGACCTTCGAGTTCGGCGAGTCCTACCGGCCGGTCCCGCTCAACGCCGACGTCAAGACCTACACGCACGGCGACAACGCCTTCGCCGACAAGTACCGCCGGCTCTATCGCGCGATGGACCTCGTCGAACCCCACCTCGAAGACGACGGGCAGGCGCTGGTCTTCGTCTCCTCGCGACAAGACACCGTCCAGGCCGCCAAGAAGGCCCGCGACGAACTGGTCGAACGCGATATCCCGATGGGCGCGCGCGGCGACTACGACTTCCACAACGACGCCGCCGAGCTGAGCAACGACACGCTCCGCCAGTCGGTGCTCGACGGCGTCGCCTTCCATCACGCCGGCCTCTCGCGGGACGACAAGAACCGCGTCGAGCAGTGGTTTCGCGAGGGGAAGATCCAGTTGCTGTTCTCGACGTCGACGCTCGCCTGGGGCGTGAACCTGCCCGCCCGCTGTGTCGTGATCCGGGACACGAAGTACCACGATCCGCTCGAAGGTGAGGTCGACATGAGCCCGCTGGACGTCCTCCAGATGCTCGGGCGAGCGGGCCGGCCCGGTTACGACGACACCGGCTACGCCTGGGTGATCGCCGACCGGGGCGAGGCCGACAAGTACCGGCGGCTGCTTCGGGACGGCAAGGACATCGAGTCGCGGCTGGCCGAGGACCTCGAGTCCCACCTCAACGCCGAGATCGCGATGGGGACGATCGACGACCTGGAGGACGTGCTCTCGTGGCTGGAGACGACCTTCTATCACGTCCGGGCCGAGAGCGCCCCCGAGCAGTACGCCAGCGCCGGGGACTTCCGCGAGCACGCCTCGCGGACGCTGCGCGGGCTGGTCGATCGCGGCTTCATCGAGATGGACGAGGACCTCTCGGTCGACGCGACGGCGCTGGGCCGACTCGCCTCGAAGTTCTACCTGCGTCTCGACACCGCCCGGTCGTTCGCGGACCTGGCCGAAGCGGCCGACGGACTGACCGACGACGCCGTCCTCAGATCCGTCGCGCAGGCCGGCGCCTTCGACAGCGTCTCGGCCCGACAGGACGAATCGGACGCCGTCGATGCAGTGCTTGGCAGTCGCGGCGAGTCGCTCGATCCCGGCCCGCGAAAGGTGTACGCGATCCTCCGGTCGGGGATGAACGACACCGTCCCCTCGGAGCTGAAAAGCGACGCCTGGGTGATCCGCCAGAACGCGCTCCGTCTGCTGGCCGCGCTGCAGGCGTTTCTCGATCGGTTCGCAGGTGCCCGTGCCGCCAATCTGGCCCGCCGGGTCGAGGCCCGCGTCGAGCACGGCCTCAGCGAAGGCGCAGTCGGGCTGACGGCGATCGACGGCGTCGGCTCCGGTCGGGCGAAAACGCTCGCGGCCGCCGGCTTCGCGACGCCGACCGACGTGGTCGACGCCGACCGGGACGAACTGGTCGCCGCCGGCCTGAGCGACGGCGTCGCCGAACGGATTCAGGGACACGCCGGGGACCTCCCCAGAGTCGTCGTCGAGTGGGGATCGTTCCCCGAGACGATCGCCCGCGGCGACAACAGCATGCAGGAAGTTACCGTCCGCAACGTCGCCGGCGGTGCCCGCGCCGGCGTCCGGGTCACGGTCAACGGCGTCGAGATGACCGCAACCGACTGCTATCTCGGCGAGACGACGCTCCCGGTCGGCGTCTTCGGTGGCGACGCCGACGAACTCACCTTCCGGGTCGAGATCGCCTATCCCGAACTCCCGATCCAGCCGGTCGTCGAAACGCGGTCCGTTGACGTTTCGTAG
- a CDS encoding methionine synthase has product MTDTREQFRPDDHPNDHFLLTTVVGSYPKPEWHDTARELFEDPDSEFDVEDWEESKDDAARLITDEHERAGIDAVTDGEMRRNEMVEYFAHRIDGYEFNGRVKVWGHNYFDKPSVVDQVEYDEQWLVEEFEFTDEVADAPVKVPITGPYTLASWSFNEVYDDEEQLTYALADLVNQEIEALVEAGARYIQIDEPALATTPDDHAIVGEALERIVEDVPADVRLGLHVCYGDYSRIYPEILEFPVEELDLELANGDFEQVEVFKEHEFTKDFAMGVVDVHDAEVESVDQIKDNIKRGLEVVPPEQLTVSPDCGLKLLPREVAYQKMANMVEAAREIEAELDAGEIDVAADR; this is encoded by the coding sequence ATGACGGACACGCGCGAGCAGTTCCGACCCGATGATCACCCCAACGACCACTTCCTGCTGACGACCGTCGTCGGCTCCTACCCAAAGCCCGAGTGGCACGACACGGCCCGGGAACTCTTCGAGGATCCCGACTCGGAGTTCGACGTCGAGGACTGGGAAGAGTCCAAGGACGACGCCGCCCGGCTGATCACCGACGAGCACGAGCGAGCGGGAATCGACGCCGTCACGGACGGCGAGATGCGGCGCAACGAGATGGTCGAGTACTTCGCCCACCGGATCGACGGCTACGAGTTCAACGGTCGGGTGAAGGTCTGGGGACACAACTACTTCGACAAGCCCTCCGTGGTCGATCAGGTCGAGTACGACGAGCAGTGGCTGGTCGAGGAGTTCGAGTTCACCGACGAGGTCGCCGACGCACCCGTGAAGGTCCCGATCACCGGTCCCTACACGCTTGCGTCCTGGAGTTTCAACGAGGTCTACGACGACGAGGAGCAGTTGACCTACGCGCTTGCGGACCTGGTCAACCAGGAGATCGAGGCGCTGGTCGAGGCCGGGGCGCGGTACATCCAGATCGACGAGCCCGCGCTGGCGACGACGCCCGACGACCACGCCATCGTCGGCGAGGCCCTCGAACGGATCGTCGAAGACGTGCCTGCGGATGTCCGTCTGGGACTGCACGTCTGTTACGGCGACTACTCGCGGATCTACCCCGAGATCCTCGAGTTCCCGGTCGAGGAACTCGACCTCGAACTGGCCAACGGCGACTTCGAGCAGGTCGAGGTCTTCAAGGAACACGAGTTCACCAAGGACTTCGCGATGGGCGTCGTCGACGTCCACGACGCCGAGGTCGAGTCCGTCGACCAGATCAAGGACAACATCAAGCGCGGACTGGAGGTCGTTCCGCCCGAACAGTTGACCGTCTCGCCGGACTGTGGCCTGAAGCTGCTGCCCCGCGAGGTCGCCTACCAGAAGATGGCCAACATGGTCGAGGCGGCCCGCGAGATCGAAGCCGAACTGGACGCAGGCGAGATCGACGTGGCCGCCGACAGGTGA
- a CDS encoding cation-translocating P-type ATPase, with amino-acid sequence MAGTDWHAATADETLEAVASSEDGLSTDRAARRLARHGPNTIGEGEAISPARIFLHQFTSPLIYVLLVAFVVTVAIDHYADAIVIALVLVVNAAIGFVQEYRAENAMAALASLVAPKARVRRDGNVSRIDSSELVPGDIVLLESGDIVPADVRLVRTTELRLDTSILTGESEPVPRTAEPVEAARTVVDRRNMAYMGTSVSSGRGVGVVVATGGESQIGTIAGQVRETARATTPLQTRMRRFGNLISVAVLAVALVLLAVGLWQAIPLADVFLLAVATAVSAIPEGLPVVMTVALAVSVRRMAGRNAIVRRLPAVETLGSCSVIVSDKTGTITENRMTVQRMWTSDGFVDVTDDGSPGEGTFGRIRGDISVEAGTTLYETLLAGVLANEASLVETDDGELEPVGDPTEAALLVAGRKAGLDQRSLTRARPQIGHRPFESDRRYTASARTIGDRSVTYVKGAPERVVDMCETMSTSAGGAPIDTETVLARAEELADDGLRVIAMARGDGDLTDTEEPDGLTFLGFAGLIDPPRAGVSEAIEACSRAGIDVKMVTGDHAATARAISEQVGIDSDRVLTGAEVASLSDDELTARLRETAVFARISPVQKLRIVTLLQADGEIVAVTGDGVNDAPALKAAHIGAAMGISGTDVAKEASEMVLTDDNFATVYAAVEEGRTVFSNIRKATMFLLATGVALVLAILAAFSLAVAGVLPRGETGLFPLLLLPAQALWLNVVNNGIQDVALAFEPGEREQFERPPHRPDEGLLSRQLLERTVIVGVWLAALALAVFWYEFTNGAALGYAQTAALSTMVVSMALFLGTCRSESRSVLEKSPVSNPLLFAGTLTALAVHLLAIHAAPTQLLLGVEPIAVDTWIRILVLSPTVVLVAETHKRWRTASRP; translated from the coding sequence ATGGCTGGGACGGACTGGCACGCAGCGACCGCAGACGAGACACTTGAAGCAGTGGCGTCGAGCGAAGACGGCCTGTCCACCGACCGGGCGGCGCGTCGTCTCGCCCGGCACGGCCCGAACACGATCGGGGAGGGAGAGGCCATCAGCCCGGCACGGATCTTTCTCCATCAGTTCACGAGCCCGCTCATCTACGTCCTGCTCGTCGCCTTCGTCGTCACGGTCGCCATCGACCACTACGCCGACGCGATCGTCATCGCGCTCGTGCTCGTCGTCAACGCGGCCATCGGGTTCGTACAGGAATACCGGGCCGAAAACGCGATGGCGGCGCTGGCGTCGCTCGTCGCGCCGAAGGCACGCGTCCGCAGGGACGGTAACGTCTCCAGAATCGACAGCTCGGAGCTGGTTCCCGGTGACATCGTGCTCCTGGAGTCCGGCGACATCGTCCCTGCGGACGTCCGGCTGGTCCGGACGACCGAGTTACGACTCGACACGTCGATCTTGACCGGCGAGTCGGAACCCGTCCCCCGAACGGCAGAACCCGTCGAAGCGGCACGCACGGTCGTCGATCGGCGGAACATGGCCTACATGGGAACGTCGGTCTCGTCGGGGCGGGGCGTCGGTGTCGTGGTCGCGACCGGCGGGGAGAGCCAGATCGGGACCATCGCGGGGCAGGTTCGAGAGACAGCGCGTGCGACGACGCCGCTCCAGACCCGAATGCGCCGGTTTGGCAACCTGATCAGCGTCGCCGTCCTCGCAGTCGCGCTCGTCCTGCTCGCCGTCGGGCTCTGGCAAGCGATCCCGCTCGCGGACGTCTTCCTGCTCGCGGTCGCGACGGCGGTCTCGGCCATCCCGGAGGGATTGCCGGTGGTCATGACGGTCGCGCTCGCCGTCAGCGTCCGCCGGATGGCCGGGCGCAACGCCATCGTCCGGCGGCTTCCCGCCGTCGAAACGCTCGGCTCCTGTAGCGTCATCGTCTCGGACAAGACGGGGACTATCACCGAGAACCGGATGACAGTCCAGCGGATGTGGACCTCCGACGGGTTCGTCGACGTGACCGACGATGGGAGCCCGGGCGAGGGCACGTTCGGCCGGATCCGCGGGGACATCTCGGTCGAGGCGGGGACGACGCTGTACGAGACGTTGCTCGCCGGAGTGTTGGCGAACGAAGCGTCGCTCGTCGAAACGGACGACGGCGAGCTCGAACCGGTGGGCGATCCCACGGAAGCGGCCCTACTCGTGGCCGGTCGCAAGGCAGGGCTCGACCAGCGTTCGCTGACTCGCGCCCGTCCACAGATCGGTCACCGCCCGTTCGAGTCGGACCGTCGCTACACCGCGTCCGCGCGGACGATCGGCGACCGATCCGTGACCTACGTCAAGGGCGCGCCCGAGCGCGTCGTCGACATGTGCGAGACGATGTCGACGTCGGCCGGGGGAGCCCCGATCGACACCGAGACAGTGCTCGCGCGCGCCGAGGAACTCGCCGACGACGGGCTCCGTGTCATCGCGATGGCCCGCGGCGACGGGGACCTGACGGATACCGAGGAGCCGGACGGACTGACGTTCCTGGGGTTCGCGGGCCTGATCGATCCGCCGCGAGCGGGCGTCTCGGAGGCGATCGAGGCGTGCTCTCGTGCCGGCATCGACGTCAAGATGGTCACCGGGGATCACGCGGCGACTGCGAGAGCCATCTCCGAACAGGTCGGGATCGACTCCGACCGGGTACTCACGGGCGCGGAGGTGGCTTCGCTCTCCGACGACGAACTGACTGCACGCCTCCGGGAGACTGCCGTCTTCGCTCGCATCAGTCCGGTTCAGAAACTTCGGATCGTCACGTTACTCCAGGCCGACGGCGAGATCGTGGCCGTCACCGGAGACGGGGTCAACGACGCACCGGCGCTGAAGGCGGCTCACATCGGTGCTGCGATGGGGATCTCCGGCACTGACGTCGCGAAGGAAGCCAGCGAGATGGTCCTCACGGACGATAATTTCGCCACGGTGTACGCCGCCGTCGAAGAGGGACGGACCGTCTTCTCGAACATCCGCAAGGCGACGATGTTCCTCCTCGCGACCGGCGTCGCGCTCGTGCTGGCGATTCTCGCTGCATTCTCCCTCGCCGTCGCGGGCGTGCTTCCGCGCGGCGAGACCGGGCTCTTCCCGCTGCTGCTCTTGCCTGCACAGGCGCTGTGGCTGAACGTCGTCAACAACGGCATTCAGGACGTCGCGCTCGCGTTCGAGCCGGGCGAGCGCGAACAGTTCGAACGGCCACCCCATCGGCCCGACGAGGGGTTGCTCTCGCGGCAGCTCCTCGAGCGAACTGTCATCGTCGGGGTCTGGCTCGCGGCCCTCGCGCTCGCCGTCTTCTGGTACGAGTTCACGAACGGGGCGGCGCTCGGATACGCCCAGACGGCCGCCCTGTCGACGATGGTCGTGTCGATGGCGCTGTTTCTCGGGACGTGTCGCTCCGAGTCGCGCTCCGTGCTCGAGAAGAGCCCGGTCTCGAATCCGCTCCTCTTCGCCGGGACGCTCACGGCACTGGCCGTGCATCTGCTCGCGATCCACGCCGCCCCGACGCAACTACTGCTCGGTGTCGAGCCGATCGCGGTCGACACGTGGATCCGTATCCTCGTTCTGTCACCGACAGTGGTGCTCGTCGCCGAAACGCACAAGCGCTGGCGCACGGCCTCCCGGCCGTGA
- a CDS encoding glycosyltransferase family 4 protein codes for MRVAFVSMETTRHDDSGGTRRLERLARLLAERGHDVTVFCARSWDGERETATDAGVVYHGVTDGPAQTSFALRLPWALSRFDPDVIHALSTPASQVVAANFGGTLARAPLLVEWFGDSDPSGSRWAGRARSVPDRIVTPSELVRTGLRERGVADERLRTLPESIDMDLVRSVDPAEDVDVAFAHPLDETANVKSLLLGLAELRDREWSATIIGDGPAREEYEREVEDLRIGDRVEFVGECSRERRLSIYRGAHAFVQTAYREQFATELLWALAAGCVGIVEYQAESSAHELIENYDRGFRVTTPQQLADAIVGAGEFEHLTVEDSWADYDHEAVLESYLELYRDLQDEYGLL; via the coding sequence ATGCGGGTCGCGTTCGTCTCGATGGAGACAACTCGTCACGACGACAGCGGGGGCACGCGCCGACTCGAGCGACTCGCCCGTCTGCTCGCCGAACGCGGCCACGACGTGACCGTCTTCTGCGCACGGTCCTGGGACGGCGAACGCGAGACGGCGACCGACGCCGGCGTCGTCTATCACGGCGTGACCGACGGGCCCGCACAGACGTCGTTCGCGCTTCGGCTCCCGTGGGCGCTGAGCCGGTTCGATCCCGACGTGATCCACGCGCTCTCGACGCCCGCCTCACAGGTCGTCGCCGCGAATTTCGGCGGGACGCTCGCGCGTGCGCCGCTGCTCGTCGAGTGGTTCGGCGACAGCGACCCCTCCGGGTCGCGGTGGGCAGGACGTGCCCGCTCTGTCCCCGACCGGATCGTCACGCCCTCCGAACTGGTCCGGACCGGACTCCGCGAGCGCGGCGTCGCAGACGAGCGCCTGCGGACGCTCCCCGAGAGCATCGACATGGACCTCGTCCGCTCGGTCGACCCGGCCGAGGACGTCGACGTCGCGTTCGCGCACCCGCTCGACGAAACGGCCAACGTCAAGAGCCTCCTGCTGGGGCTGGCCGAACTCCGCGACCGCGAGTGGTCCGCGACAATCATCGGCGACGGGCCCGCCCGCGAGGAGTACGAACGGGAGGTCGAGGACCTGCGGATCGGCGACCGCGTCGAGTTCGTCGGCGAGTGTTCGCGCGAACGACGACTGTCGATCTACAGGGGGGCTCACGCGTTCGTCCAGACGGCCTACCGCGAACAGTTCGCCACCGAGTTGCTGTGGGCGCTCGCTGCCGGCTGTGTCGGGATCGTCGAGTATCAGGCCGAATCTAGCGCCCACGAACTGATCGAGAACTACGACCGCGGCTTCCGGGTGACGACGCCGCAGCAACTCGCCGACGCGATCGTCGGCGCCGGCGAGTTCGAGCACCTGACGGTCGAGGACTCGTGGGCCGACTACGACCACGAGGCCGTCCTCGAATCGTACCTCGAGCTGTACCGGGACCTGCAGGACGAATACGGCCTGCTTTGA